The following coding sequences lie in one Miscanthus floridulus cultivar M001 chromosome 9, ASM1932011v1, whole genome shotgun sequence genomic window:
- the LOC136483985 gene encoding adagio-like protein 3 translates to MFDDEGGRGVVAVKRMRLWEEDEVEVVEEDEEAMEVDAEAEDERGWPWGAPPAAGLGEPRAAAIVVADAVEVDFPVIYVNAAFEAATGYRAHEVLGRNCRFLQFRDPRAQRRHPLVDPMVVSEIRRCLNEGIEFQGELLNFRKDGAPLYNRLRLIPMHGDDGYVTHVIGIQLFSEANIDLSSVSYPVYKQQSNNRLSIQDLNSASHEHAPKIQSSDHCGILQLSDEVLAHNILSRLSPRDVASIGSVCTRMHELTKNDYLRKMVCQNAWGRDVTVRLEMSTKMVGWGRLARELTTLEAASWRKFTVGGRVEPSRCNFSACAVGNRLVLFGGEGVNMQPMDDTFVLNLEAARPEWRRVKVSASPPGRWGHTLSWLNGSWLVVFGGCGQQGLLNDVFVLDLDAQQPTWREVASEGPPLPRSWHSSCTLDGSKLVVSGGCTESGVLLSDTFLLDLTKEKPAWREIPTSWSPPSRLGHTMSVYGTTKLFMFAGLAKSGSLRLRSSDAYSMDVSEDSPQWRQLATTGFPNAGPPPRLDHVAVSLPCGRIIIFGGSIAGLHSPAQLFLIDPAEEKPTWRILNVPGQPPKFAWGHSTCVVGGTRVLVLGGHTGEEWILNELHELCLASRPDEDD, encoded by the exons ATGTTTGACGACGAGGGGGGTCGCGGCGTCGTGGCTGTGAAGCGGATGAGGCTgtgggaggaggacgaggtggaggtggtggaggaggacgaggaggcgatggaggtggacgcggaggcggaggacgAGCGGGGGTGGCCGTGGGGCGCGCCGCCGGCGGCGGGGCTCGGGGAGCCCAGGGCGGCGGCGATCGTCGTGGCGGACGCCGTAGAGGTCGACTTCCCCGTCATCTACGTCAACGCCGCCTTCGAGGCCGCCACGGGGTACCGCGCGCACGAGGTGCTCGGCCGCAACTG CCGATTCCTACAATTTCGGGATCCACGTGCCCAAAGGCGACATCCCCTTGTTGATCCCATGGTTGTTTCAGAGATTCGGCGATGCCTCAATGAGGGGATTGAATTCCAAGGCGAGCTGCTGAATTTCCGGAAGGATGGTGCTCCACTTTACAACAGATTAAGGCTCATTCCTATGCATGGGGATGATGGCTATGTGACACATGTTATTGGAATCCAGCTATTCTCTGAGGCAAACATCGATCTCAGCAGTGTATCATATCCGGTGTATAAGCAACAGTCCAACAACAGGCTCAGCATTCAAGATCTGAACTCAGCTTCCCATGAGCATGCTCCAAAAATCCAGAGTTCAGACCACTGTGGTATACTTCAATTGTCAGACGAAGTTCTTGCACACAACATTCTATCTCGCCTGTCACCAAGAGATGTTGCATCCATTGGATCAGTCTGTACCAGAATGCATGAACTAACCAAGAATGATTACCTGAGGAAGATGGTCTGCCAGAACGCATGGGGAAGGGATGTCACTGTCAGGCTTGAGATGAGCACCAAGATGGTAGGATGGGGTCGTCTTGCAAGAGAGTTAACAACTCTTGAGGCAGCCTCATGGAGGAAGTTCACAGTTGGAGGGCGCGTTGAGCCTTCCCGATGCAACTTCAGTGCCTGCGCTGTTGGTAACCGTCTTGTCCTTTTTGGAGGGGAGGGTGTCAACATGCAGCCTATGGATGATACATTTGTGCTTAACTTGGAGGCTGCAAGGCCAGAATGGCGCCGCGTCAAGGTTTCTGCCTCTCCACCTGGCCGGTGGGGGCACACTCTATCATGGCTGAATGGGTCATGGCTGGTAGTATTTGGAGGCTGCGGACAGCAAGGTTTGCTCAACGATGTCTTTGTCCTTGACCTTGATGCTCAGCAGCCAACATGGAGGGAGGTTGCAAGCGAGGGTCCTCCACTGCCACGGTCTTGGCACAGCTCATGCACCCTGGATGGTTCGAAGCTCGTCGTATCAGGTGGCTGCACCGAGTCTGGTGTTCTTCTCAGCGACACCTTCCTCCTTGACCTCACAAAGGAGAAACCTGCATGGAGGGAGATTCCTACATCCTGGTCACCTCCATCCCGCCTCGGCCACACCATGTCCGTCTATGGTACAACTAAACTGTTCATGTTTGCTGGACTGGCAAAGAGCGGCTCGCTCCGACTGCGCTCCAGCGATGCCTACTCAATGGATGTTAGCGAAGATAGTCCGCAGTGGAGACAGTTGGCGACGACTGGATTCCCAAATGCCGGCCCGCCACCAAGGCTCGATCACGTCGCAGTGAGCCTGCCCTGTGGACGGATCATCATATTTGGGGGCTCGATTGCGGGACTCCACTCCCCAGCGCAGCTGTTCTTGATCGATCCCGCAGAGGAGAAGCCAACATGGAGGATCCTGAACGTACCCGGCCAGCCACCCAAGTTCGCCTGGGGGCACAGCACCTGCGTGGTTGGCGGCACCAGGGTCCTGGTTCTCGGAGGCCACACAGGGGAGGAATGGATACTGAACGAGCTACATGAGCTCTGCCTAGCAAGCAGGCCCGACGAGGACGACTGA